In Sphingomonas sp. R1, a single genomic region encodes these proteins:
- a CDS encoding glycosyltransferase family 4 protein codes for MARSPMGPRIRHLALLGNFLPRKCGIATFTTDTYTALAERYPGIQVDVYAMDDLPGQYAYPPQVTGSIAQNDRSAYLEAARKIEASGAEALWIQHEYGIFGGAAGELLLALTDRVSIPVIVTLHTILERPSADERRVMEALIRRASTLIVMAEKGREILKRVHGVDDGKIEVIPHGVPDRDFADTAAFKPAFGWAGRDVILTFGLLAPSKGIETMIEAMPAVAAAHPDALYVILGATHPHLVAHEGEAYRDRLKAQIAALGLERNVAFVDRFVEQSDLLDYLQAADIYATPYPNPAQITSGTLSYAVSMGKPVISTPYVHATEILDEGHGVLVDFGDSVAFSREINRLLADREERLALAGRAYARGRTMLWARLAERAIAAFDAILDEKPRRIGSANVELPPLHPVLTAVERMSDSTGMLQHSIYSVPDRRHGYCIDDNARALILMSKIDDIDEAVRDRWMAIYGGFVQHAWNPDKRKFRNFMNFDRSWCEDEGSEDSNGRAIWALGVTARDARAQKHRDWASVLFDETASIAFDLGSPRAHAFAMLGAAAMAEAHPGHPLSREILTRFGNELVALLERTRRPAWSWFEIVLAYDNARLPEALLRAGQVLGRRDFIDTGLETLGWIVERQTSPEGRFRAVGTESFGREYAEPLPFDQQPLEAQATIDACLAAHQAVGERRWAEEAMRAYRWYLGANDLDVPLASVADGGCFDGLMPTGLNRNQGAESILALQLANCAISALSKRNKSVAGPELAVA; via the coding sequence ATGGCACGGTCTCCGATGGGTCCAAGGATCCGGCATCTTGCCCTGCTCGGCAACTTCCTGCCCCGCAAATGCGGGATCGCCACCTTTACTACCGATACCTATACGGCACTCGCCGAGCGCTACCCCGGGATTCAGGTCGACGTCTATGCGATGGACGATCTTCCCGGGCAGTATGCCTATCCGCCACAGGTAACCGGCAGCATCGCCCAGAATGATCGCAGCGCCTATCTCGAGGCCGCGCGCAAGATCGAGGCGAGCGGTGCCGAGGCGCTGTGGATCCAGCATGAATATGGCATCTTCGGCGGTGCGGCCGGCGAGCTGCTGCTCGCGCTGACCGATCGCGTGTCGATCCCGGTCATCGTCACGCTGCACACCATTCTCGAGCGCCCGAGCGCCGATGAGCGCCGGGTGATGGAGGCATTGATCCGCCGCGCCTCGACGCTGATCGTGATGGCGGAAAAGGGCCGCGAGATCCTGAAGCGCGTCCACGGCGTGGACGACGGCAAGATCGAGGTAATCCCGCACGGTGTACCCGATCGCGACTTTGCGGACACGGCAGCGTTCAAGCCAGCGTTCGGATGGGCGGGCCGGGATGTCATCCTCACCTTCGGCCTGCTCGCACCCAGCAAGGGCATCGAGACGATGATCGAGGCGATGCCCGCTGTCGCCGCGGCGCATCCCGACGCCTTGTACGTGATCCTGGGTGCGACCCACCCGCATCTCGTCGCCCATGAGGGCGAGGCCTATCGGGATCGCCTCAAGGCGCAGATCGCGGCATTGGGGCTGGAACGGAACGTTGCGTTTGTCGATCGCTTCGTCGAGCAGAGCGACCTGCTCGATTATCTTCAGGCAGCCGACATCTATGCGACGCCCTACCCCAATCCCGCGCAGATCACGTCCGGGACGCTCTCCTATGCGGTGAGCATGGGCAAGCCGGTGATCTCGACCCCCTATGTCCATGCGACCGAAATCCTCGACGAAGGCCACGGCGTGCTGGTCGATTTCGGAGACAGCGTCGCGTTCTCGCGCGAGATCAATCGCCTGCTTGCCGATCGGGAAGAGCGGCTGGCGCTCGCGGGCCGCGCCTATGCGCGCGGGCGCACCATGCTCTGGGCGCGTCTCGCGGAGCGCGCGATCGCCGCGTTCGACGCCATCCTCGACGAGAAGCCGCGCCGGATCGGCAGCGCGAATGTTGAGCTCCCGCCGCTCCACCCGGTGCTGACCGCGGTGGAGCGGATGAGCGATTCGACCGGCATGCTCCAGCACTCGATCTATTCGGTCCCGGACCGGCGCCACGGCTATTGCATCGACGACAATGCCCGCGCGCTGATCCTGATGAGCAAGATTGACGACATCGACGAGGCGGTGCGCGATCGCTGGATGGCCATTTATGGCGGCTTCGTCCAGCACGCCTGGAATCCCGACAAGCGCAAGTTTCGCAACTTTATGAACTTCGACCGCAGCTGGTGCGAGGATGAGGGTTCGGAAGATTCGAACGGCCGCGCGATCTGGGCGCTGGGTGTCACGGCGCGCGATGCGCGAGCGCAAAAGCACCGTGACTGGGCGTCGGTGCTGTTCGACGAGACCGCATCGATCGCATTCGATCTGGGTAGCCCGCGCGCCCATGCCTTTGCCATGCTCGGCGCTGCGGCAATGGCCGAGGCGCATCCGGGGCATCCGCTGTCGCGCGAGATTCTCACGCGCTTCGGCAACGAACTGGTCGCGCTCCTCGAACGTACCCGCCGCCCCGCATGGAGCTGGTTCGAGATCGTGCTGGCCTATGACAATGCGCGATTGCCCGAGGCGCTGCTGCGCGCGGGGCAGGTGCTCGGCCGGCGCGACTTCATCGACACCGGGCTGGAGACACTGGGCTGGATCGTCGAGCGACAGACCTCGCCGGAAGGGCGTTTCCGCGCCGTGGGTACCGAAAGCTTCGGGCGTGAATATGCTGAACCGCTGCCGTTCGATCAGCAGCCATTGGAGGCGCAGGCAACGATCGACGCGTGCCTCGCCGCGCATCAGGCGGTTGGCGAGCGGCGTTGGGCCGAGGAGGCGATGCGCGCCTATCGATGGTATCTCGGTGCAAACGACCTCGATGTGCCGCTGGCCAGTGTGGCCGATGGCGGTTGCTTCGACGGCCTGATGCCGACCGGGCTGAATCGCAATCAGGGAGCGGAGTCGATTCTCGCGCTCCAACTGGCGAATTGCGCAATCTCGGCTCTTTCAAAGCGCAATAAAAGCGTGGC
- the queF gene encoding preQ(1) synthase, with protein MDAKHLGKQSALPATPEEAELDYVPNPRPGLRYLVRFAAPEFTSLCPITGAPDFAHLVIDYVPGERIVESKSLKLFLGSFRNHGAFHEDCTVGIGERLFREMQPVWLRIGGYWYPRGGIPIDVFWQSGKAPEDVWVPDQGVAGYRGRG; from the coding sequence ATGGACGCCAAGCATCTCGGTAAGCAATCCGCCCTGCCCGCCACCCCGGAGGAAGCGGAGCTCGACTATGTTCCCAATCCGCGGCCCGGCCTGCGCTATCTGGTGCGCTTCGCCGCGCCCGAATTCACGTCGCTCTGCCCGATCACCGGTGCGCCCGATTTCGCGCATCTCGTGATCGATTACGTGCCGGGGGAGCGGATTGTCGAATCCAAGTCGCTCAAGCTGTTCCTGGGCAGCTTTCGCAATCATGGCGCGTTCCACGAGGATTGCACCGTCGGCATCGGCGAGCGGCTGTTCCGCGAGATGCAGCCGGTATGGCTGCGGATCGGCGGCTACTGGTATCCGCGCGGCGGCATCCCGATCGACGTGTTCTGGCAGTCGGGCAAGGCACCCGAGGACGTCTGGGTCCCCGATCAGGGTGTCGCCGGATATCGCGGGCGGGGCTGA
- a CDS encoding sulfurtransferase, with translation MDGLLSTETLAGMLGAEDLLVLDATYTSTIPGAAKQDPRAEFEAGHIPGARLLDLDTLVDAGNPLPSMLPKRPLFEERMAQLGVTADTRIVLYDNSPHHTACRAWWVLRMFGVNAAILDGSIGHWRAEGRPVQAGPHLAAATDFTAGAPAARLRTLDDMRTTTEQIVDARSAARFTGEEADPRPECAAGHMPGAKNIPYGRFFEADGHWKSPEAIRAVFDTAGLNLAAPMVATCGSGITASVIVFAGHLIGHEIALYDGSWTEWGAHADTAKVLGA, from the coding sequence ATGGACGGATTGCTCTCCACCGAAACGCTCGCCGGCATGCTCGGCGCGGAGGACCTGCTGGTCCTCGACGCGACCTACACCTCCACCATTCCCGGTGCCGCGAAGCAGGATCCGCGCGCGGAGTTCGAGGCGGGCCATATCCCGGGCGCGCGGCTGCTCGATCTCGACACGCTGGTCGATGCCGGGAACCCGCTGCCCTCGATGCTGCCCAAGCGTCCCCTGTTCGAGGAACGGATGGCGCAGCTGGGGGTCACCGCCGACACCCGCATCGTCCTCTACGACAACAGCCCCCACCATACCGCGTGCCGCGCCTGGTGGGTGTTGCGGATGTTCGGGGTGAACGCCGCAATTCTCGACGGCAGCATCGGCCATTGGCGGGCCGAGGGGCGACCGGTACAAGCCGGGCCGCACCTCGCTGCCGCGACCGACTTCACCGCCGGCGCCCCTGCCGCACGGCTTCGCACGCTGGACGACATGCGCACGACGACCGAACAGATCGTGGACGCCCGGTCCGCTGCGCGTTTCACCGGCGAGGAGGCGGATCCCCGCCCCGAATGCGCCGCCGGGCACATGCCGGGCGCGAAGAACATTCCCTATGGCCGCTTCTTCGAGGCCGATGGCCACTGGAAATCGCCCGAAGCGATCCGCGCGGTGTTCGACACCGCCGGGCTAAATCTCGCCGCGCCGATGGTCGCAACCTGCGGATCGGGCATCACCGCGTCCGTGATCGTGTTCGCCGGGCACCTGATCGGGCACGAGATTGCCCTGTATGACGGCAGCTGGACCGAATGGGGCGCGCACGCGGATACGGCAAAGGTTCTCGGCGCATGA
- the metC gene encoding cystathionine beta-lyase, which translates to MSGRDDPRHDADATKIVHAGRRPEWTQGIVNPPVWRASTILYDDIAAMRERGSADTHHKLYYGRRGTPTQWALADALTALEPGAEATLLYPSGVAAITTALLAVLSPGDEVLLPDSSYEPTRAFGNGMLKRLGITATYYDPLIGEGIAALCTERTRAILLESPGSLTFEVQDVPAIVAVAKARGIVTLLDNTWAGPLYFPAIEKGIDYTILSCSKYVVGHSDVMMGSVTAAPGQYDRLRATTYQLGLCASPDDAYLASRGLRTMDVRLRQSGASGLKIAAWLKTRPEVARVLHPALPDCPGHDLFVRDFKGSAGLFSFVLNGGDDAARTALIDGLRHFGIGFSWGGYESLAIPADPQRIRTVSRWQAEGPAIRLYVGLEDADDLIADLEAGLARFAAARG; encoded by the coding sequence ATGAGCGGTCGGGACGATCCCCGGCATGACGCGGACGCGACCAAGATCGTCCATGCCGGCCGCCGTCCGGAATGGACGCAAGGCATCGTCAATCCGCCGGTATGGCGCGCCTCGACCATCCTCTATGACGACATCGCGGCAATGCGCGAGCGCGGCAGCGCCGACACACACCACAAGCTTTATTACGGCAGACGCGGCACGCCGACCCAGTGGGCGCTCGCCGATGCGCTGACCGCGCTAGAGCCGGGCGCCGAGGCGACACTCCTCTACCCCTCGGGCGTGGCGGCGATCACCACCGCGCTGCTGGCGGTGCTGTCGCCCGGCGACGAGGTGCTGCTGCCCGACAGCAGCTATGAACCCACCCGCGCGTTCGGCAACGGCATGCTCAAGCGCCTGGGCATCACCGCCACCTATTATGATCCGCTGATCGGCGAAGGCATCGCTGCGCTCTGCACCGAGCGGACCAGGGCGATCCTCCTCGAAAGCCCCGGCAGCCTGACCTTCGAGGTGCAGGACGTGCCCGCCATCGTCGCGGTGGCCAAGGCGCGCGGGATCGTGACGCTGCTCGACAATACCTGGGCCGGGCCGCTCTACTTCCCGGCGATCGAGAAGGGCATCGACTATACGATCCTGTCCTGCTCGAAATACGTCGTCGGCCATTCGGACGTGATGATGGGGTCGGTCACCGCCGCCCCGGGCCAGTATGACCGGCTGCGCGCGACGACCTATCAGCTGGGCCTCTGCGCGAGCCCCGACGACGCCTATCTCGCTTCGCGCGGGCTGCGGACAATGGACGTGCGCCTCCGCCAGTCGGGCGCCAGCGGCCTGAAGATCGCGGCGTGGCTCAAGACCCGCCCCGAAGTGGCGCGGGTGCTCCACCCCGCCCTGCCCGACTGCCCTGGTCACGACCTGTTCGTGCGCGACTTCAAGGGCAGCGCCGGGCTCTTCTCCTTCGTGCTGAACGGCGGCGACGATGCCGCGCGCACCGCGCTGATCGACGGGCTTCGGCATTTCGGCATCGGTTTCAGCTGGGGCGGCTATGAGAGCCTGGCGATCCCCGCCGATCCGCAGCGCATCCGCACCGTCTCGCGCTGGCAGGCGGAGGGGCCGGCGATCCGGCTCTATGTGGGGCTGGAGGATGCCGACGATCTGATCGCCGACCTGGAAGCCGGGCTCGCCCGCTTCGCCGCCGCGCGCGGATGA
- a CDS encoding mechanosensitive ion channel family protein: MMPALLDRVAGLGMRIPSPAELGEMAVVLGLAALALTIGVLVGQRIGAQIAGVWHRVAGEHVNGLQPRLCRITRWLTAALLLSPVTGAYGWHPPALLLLGVAMGLVMALAVVEVLRGLGLPRLATWPMGAIAFTSLLSKTMGGLGVIEALLARIGFDMGTRRLSLLSLLTFAVTVTIIYALVRIANRLLAQWIGRARGLDATQRLLGQKLASIAIVTAAFFVGIDLLGIDLTSFAVFSGAFGLAIGFGLQKTVGNLIAGIILLMDRSIKPGDVIVVGDSFGWVNKIGVRAVSVITRDGKEHLIPNENLMTQEVENWSYTDRNVRVRIAVTVAYGCDLEMAQDLMLRAATDSPRVLDTPAPNVWLTALGENGAAHEILVWISDPESGVGNVRSDVLNRLWKLFGEHGITVPAPRRDVRISASGS; the protein is encoded by the coding sequence ATGATGCCGGCGCTGCTCGACCGGGTCGCCGGCCTGGGGATGCGCATCCCGTCCCCGGCCGAACTGGGCGAGATGGCGGTAGTGCTGGGGCTGGCCGCGCTGGCGCTGACGATCGGCGTGCTGGTGGGCCAGCGCATCGGCGCGCAGATCGCCGGGGTCTGGCACCGTGTCGCCGGCGAGCATGTCAACGGCCTCCAGCCGCGACTATGCCGCATCACCCGCTGGCTGACCGCGGCGCTGCTGCTGTCCCCGGTGACGGGCGCCTATGGCTGGCACCCGCCGGCGCTGCTGCTGCTCGGCGTCGCGATGGGCCTGGTCATGGCGCTGGCGGTGGTGGAGGTACTGCGCGGCCTCGGCCTGCCGCGGCTCGCCACCTGGCCGATGGGCGCGATCGCCTTCACCTCGCTGCTCAGCAAGACGATGGGCGGATTGGGTGTGATCGAGGCGCTGCTGGCCCGGATCGGCTTCGACATGGGCACGCGGCGGCTGTCGCTGCTCTCGCTGCTGACCTTCGCGGTCACCGTCACGATCATCTATGCCCTGGTCCGGATCGCGAACCGGCTGCTGGCGCAGTGGATCGGGCGCGCGCGCGGGCTGGATGCGACCCAGCGACTGCTCGGGCAGAAGCTGGCGAGCATCGCGATCGTCACCGCCGCCTTTTTCGTCGGCATCGATCTGCTGGGAATCGACCTGACGAGCTTCGCGGTCTTTTCCGGCGCCTTCGGCCTGGCGATCGGCTTCGGTCTGCAGAAGACGGTGGGCAACCTGATCGCCGGGATCATCCTGCTGATGGACCGCTCGATCAAGCCGGGCGACGTGATCGTGGTGGGCGACAGCTTCGGCTGGGTGAACAAGATCGGCGTACGCGCCGTCTCCGTGATCACCCGCGACGGCAAGGAGCATCTGATTCCGAACGAGAATCTGATGACCCAGGAAGTCGAGAACTGGTCCTACACCGATCGCAACGTCCGCGTGCGAATCGCCGTGACCGTCGCCTATGGCTGCGACCTGGAGATGGCGCAGGACCTGATGCTGCGCGCCGCGACCGACAGCCCGCGCGTGCTCGACACCCCCGCGCCCAACGTGTGGCTCACCGCACTGGGCGAGAACGGCGCCGCGCACGAGATACTGGTGTGGATCAGCGATCCCGAAAGCGGCGTCGGCAATGTCCGCAGCGACGTGCTCAACCGGCTGTGGAAGCTGTTCGGCGAGCACGGCATCACCGTGCCCGCCCCCAGGCGCGACGTGCGGATCAGCGCTTCGGGCAGCTAG
- a CDS encoding phosphatidylinositol-specific phospholipase C1-like protein, translating into MRKAGMIGAAALLMAMAPGGATPDADKSLDSLRLDQVRMLGSHNSYRPYPLPQVEARIRALAPKEWEGLAYGHPPLESQLALGLRQLEIDVAPDPQGGAYAAPYAEGPAEIKAEMAAPGAKTIHVPGLDWQTHCRTFRACMMIFRRWSDAHPGHLPVMLLVNASDVRPIPGLRTTDLGFDAAALDALDADIAATLGRERVITPDDVRGSLPTLRAAVTAHRWPTVGAARGKFLLVLDTSEANEERYRTGHASLKGRMMFGWYPEEAPEAAFFNMQSPTKDAATVTRRVKAGFMVRTRADAETLEARTHDRSRLDAAIASGAQWISTDYYEGAPDPRGLNFTVSLGKSTVLCNSVTASCPKR; encoded by the coding sequence ATGCGCAAGGCAGGGATGATCGGCGCGGCGGCGCTGCTGATGGCGATGGCACCGGGCGGCGCGACGCCGGATGCGGACAAGAGCCTCGATTCGCTGCGGCTGGATCAGGTGCGCATGCTGGGCTCGCACAACAGCTACCGCCCCTATCCGCTGCCGCAGGTCGAGGCGCGCATCCGCGCACTGGCGCCCAAGGAGTGGGAAGGCCTCGCTTATGGCCATCCGCCGCTGGAGAGCCAGCTCGCGCTCGGCCTGCGCCAGCTCGAGATCGACGTCGCGCCCGATCCGCAGGGCGGCGCCTATGCCGCGCCCTATGCGGAGGGTCCGGCCGAGATCAAGGCGGAGATGGCCGCCCCCGGCGCCAAGACGATCCACGTGCCGGGTCTCGACTGGCAGACGCATTGCCGCACCTTCCGTGCCTGCATGATGATCTTCCGCCGCTGGTCCGATGCGCATCCGGGCCATCTGCCGGTGATGCTGCTGGTCAATGCCAGCGACGTGCGCCCGATCCCGGGCCTGCGCACCACCGATCTCGGCTTCGATGCGGCAGCGCTCGACGCACTCGACGCCGATATCGCCGCCACGCTCGGCCGCGAGCGGGTGATCACGCCCGACGACGTCCGCGGCAGCCTGCCGACGCTGCGGGCGGCGGTAACGGCGCATCGCTGGCCGACCGTCGGCGCCGCGCGCGGCAAGTTCCTGCTCGTGCTCGATACCTCCGAGGCGAACGAGGAGCGCTATCGCACCGGGCATGCGAGCCTGAAGGGCCGGATGATGTTCGGCTGGTATCCCGAGGAGGCACCCGAAGCCGCCTTCTTCAACATGCAGAGCCCGACCAAGGACGCCGCCACCGTCACGCGCCGGGTGAAGGCCGGGTTCATGGTCCGCACCCGCGCGGATGCGGAAACGCTGGAGGCGCGGACCCACGATCGCAGCCGGCTCGATGCGGCGATCGCCTCGGGCGCACAATGGATCAGCACCGACTATTACGAAGGCGCGCCGGACCCCCGAGGGCTGAACTTTACCGTTTCGCTCGGGAAGAGCACGGTGCTGTGCAACAGCGTGACGGCTAGCTGCCCGAAGCGCTGA
- a CDS encoding DUF4168 domain-containing protein: MKMMFSSLAAASALMASAAIAQTTTPAQTTPAQPAAPATQDQGTTGAGTASAAGFTDTEVKQYATAALAVNKINADTSIPTAEKNTKFVAAITASGLQPQRFNEISQAMASDTALNQRIQAAAAQSQTSGQSAQATAPASPTGGN, translated from the coding sequence ATGAAAATGATGTTTTCGAGCCTGGCGGCCGCCAGTGCGCTGATGGCTTCGGCCGCGATCGCCCAGACCACCACGCCGGCCCAGACGACGCCCGCACAGCCCGCAGCGCCGGCGACACAGGATCAGGGCACCACGGGTGCGGGCACCGCGTCGGCGGCTGGCTTCACCGATACCGAGGTCAAGCAATATGCGACGGCGGCGCTCGCGGTGAACAAGATCAACGCCGATACGAGCATCCCGACCGCAGAGAAGAACACCAAGTTCGTCGCCGCGATCACCGCTTCGGGGCTGCAGCCGCAGCGCTTCAACGAGATCAGCCAGGCGATGGCGTCGGATACTGCGCTCAACCAGCGCATCCAGGCCGCCGCCGCCCAGTCGCAGACCAGCGGCCAGTCGGCGCAGGCGACCGCGCCGGCCAGCCCGACCGGCGGCAACTAA
- the rlmN gene encoding 23S rRNA (adenine(2503)-C(2))-methyltransferase RlmN: protein MPIPGHIDPVPVPRAPAAREDGRTDLIGLSRDGIREALAAAGLEPKQAKLRAKQLWHWIYNRGATEFSAMTDIAKAQHPWLAERFVIGRPDVVEAQVSNDGTRKWLLRSPDGQDYEMVFIPDADRGTLCVSSQVGCTLNCRFCHTGTMRLVRNLTAGEIVGQVMLARDSLGEWPSQPEGRLLTNIVMMGMGEPLYNFDEVKAGLQIVMDGDGLALSKRRITLSTSGVVPIMARAGEEIGVNLAVSLHAVTKDVRDEIVPLNKKYGIEELLQACADYPGANNARRITFEYVMLKDKNDSDADAHELVRLLRKYKLPAKVNLIPFNPWPGAPYECSTPERIRSFSNIVFEGGISAPVRTPRGRDIDAACGQLKTASEKKSRAQLDREAEEKFAALG, encoded by the coding sequence ATGCCCATCCCCGGGCACATCGATCCCGTGCCCGTGCCGCGTGCCCCCGCCGCGCGCGAAGACGGGCGTACCGACCTGATCGGTCTCTCCCGCGACGGGATCCGCGAGGCGCTGGCCGCCGCCGGGCTCGAGCCCAAGCAGGCCAAGCTGCGCGCCAAGCAGCTGTGGCACTGGATCTACAATCGTGGCGCCACCGAGTTTTCGGCGATGACCGACATCGCCAAGGCGCAGCACCCGTGGCTGGCCGAGCGCTTCGTGATCGGCCGCCCGGACGTGGTCGAGGCGCAGGTCTCGAACGACGGCACGCGCAAGTGGCTGCTCCGCTCGCCCGACGGGCAGGATTACGAGATGGTGTTCATCCCCGATGCCGATCGGGGAACGCTCTGCGTCTCCAGCCAGGTGGGCTGCACGCTCAACTGCCGCTTCTGCCACACCGGCACGATGCGGCTGGTGCGCAACCTCACCGCAGGCGAAATCGTCGGACAGGTGATGCTCGCGCGCGATTCGCTCGGCGAGTGGCCCAGCCAGCCCGAAGGCCGCCTGCTCACCAACATCGTGATGATGGGCATGGGCGAGCCGCTGTACAATTTCGACGAGGTGAAGGCCGGCCTGCAGATCGTGATGGACGGCGACGGCCTCGCGCTCTCCAAGCGGCGCATCACCCTCTCCACCTCGGGCGTGGTGCCGATCATGGCGCGCGCGGGCGAGGAGATCGGCGTGAACCTCGCGGTGTCGCTCCACGCGGTCACCAAGGACGTGCGCGACGAGATCGTGCCGCTCAACAAGAAGTACGGGATCGAGGAGCTGCTCCAGGCCTGTGCCGATTATCCGGGCGCCAACAACGCCCGCCGCATCACCTTCGAGTACGTGATGCTCAAGGACAAGAACGACAGCGACGCCGATGCGCACGAGCTCGTCCGCCTGTTGCGCAAGTACAAGCTGCCCGCCAAGGTGAACCTGATCCCGTTCAACCCCTGGCCCGGCGCGCCGTACGAATGCTCGACGCCCGAGCGCATCCGGTCCTTCTCGAACATCGTGTTCGAGGGCGGCATCTCGGCGCCGGTGCGCACCCCGCGCGGGCGCGACATTGATGCGGCGTGCGGCCAGCTGAAAACGGCGTCGGAGAAGAAGAGCCGCGCCCAGCTCGATCGCGAGGCCGAAGAGAAGTTCGCCGCCCTCGGTTGA
- a CDS encoding lysozyme inhibitor LprI family protein, translated as MSLLLLVLALAAPAAPCADAKTTVDMNLCLARGSNAAEVEMNRYLVAARKRAAADGLAVTKAFDEAQGRWIAWRKGECDAVYAHWQGGTIRNAALLTCRIALTEARTRQLWKTWLTYPDSTPPILPEPAVSADGTS; from the coding sequence ATGTCGCTGCTCCTGCTCGTTTTGGCGCTCGCCGCCCCCGCCGCCCCTTGCGCCGATGCGAAGACGACGGTGGACATGAACCTGTGCCTCGCGCGCGGCAGCAACGCCGCCGAGGTGGAGATGAACCGTTACCTCGTCGCCGCCCGCAAACGCGCGGCCGCGGACGGGCTGGCGGTCACCAAGGCATTCGACGAGGCGCAAGGGCGCTGGATCGCCTGGCGCAAGGGCGAGTGCGACGCGGTCTATGCGCACTGGCAGGGCGGCACCATCCGCAACGCGGCGCTGCTCACCTGCAGGATCGCGCTGACCGAAGCACGCACCCGCCAGCTCTGGAAGACCTGGCTGACCTATCCCGACTCCACCCCGCCGATCCTGCCCGAGCCGGCGGTCAGCGCGGACGGAACATCCTGA
- a CDS encoding flavin reductase family protein, whose amino-acid sequence MPADFHFYEPAAGHGLPHDPLNAIVGPRPIGWVSTVSAAGVRNLAPYSFFNLFNYRPPILGFASTGWKDSVANIAETKQFVWNLATRPLAEVMNASAAMVGPEIDEFALAGIDTLPARTVGPERVAGSPAQFECTLTQLIRLETKDGAEVDTWLVLGEVTGVHIDRAMLEDGVYQTARARPILRGGGPADYFEIGEDALFRMFRPR is encoded by the coding sequence ATGCCCGCCGACTTCCATTTCTACGAGCCCGCCGCCGGCCACGGCCTTCCCCACGATCCGCTGAATGCGATCGTCGGACCGCGCCCGATCGGTTGGGTGAGCACCGTCTCGGCAGCGGGCGTGCGCAATCTGGCGCCCTACAGCTTCTTCAACCTGTTCAACTACCGGCCGCCGATCCTCGGCTTCGCCTCCACCGGCTGGAAGGACAGCGTGGCGAACATCGCCGAGACGAAACAGTTTGTCTGGAACCTCGCCACCCGTCCGCTGGCGGAGGTGATGAATGCCAGCGCTGCGATGGTAGGCCCCGAGATCGACGAGTTCGCCCTTGCCGGCATCGACACGCTGCCGGCGCGTACCGTGGGGCCCGAGCGCGTTGCCGGGAGCCCCGCGCAGTTCGAATGTACGCTGACCCAACTGATCCGGCTGGAAACCAAGGACGGCGCCGAGGTCGATACCTGGCTGGTGCTCGGTGAGGTGACCGGCGTCCATATCGACCGGGCCATGCTGGAAGACGGCGTCTACCAGACTGCCCGCGCGCGCCCGATCCTGCGCGGCGGCGGACCGGCCGACTATTTCGAAATCGGCGAGGACGCGCTGTTCAGGATGTTCCGTCCGCGCTGA
- a CDS encoding cytochrome b/b6 domain-containing protein — protein sequence MAEGPPERTPLIYRHRLVTRLWHWVNAIALLIMVGSGLMIFNAHPRLYWGQYGANFDHAWLELPRFPGWVTLPSYYSLAGARHWHFFFALVLAFGLLVYLLWSLANGHILRDLRIRARELGPRHLWKDFKDHLALRFHDPEDPRAYNIFQKLAYVGTLFVLLPAVIFSGLALSPGMDAAWPWLTELFGGRQSARSVHFIAMGAILAFLLVHLTLVLLAGPINELRSMITGWWRVPAEKQP from the coding sequence ATGGCCGAAGGTCCACCGGAAAGGACGCCGCTGATCTACCGCCACCGGCTGGTCACCCGGCTGTGGCACTGGGTCAACGCGATCGCGCTGCTGATCATGGTCGGCAGCGGGCTGATGATCTTCAACGCGCACCCCCGGCTCTATTGGGGGCAGTATGGCGCCAATTTCGACCATGCCTGGCTGGAGCTGCCGCGCTTCCCGGGCTGGGTGACGCTGCCCTCCTATTACAGCCTGGCCGGCGCGCGGCACTGGCACTTCTTCTTCGCGCTGGTGCTCGCCTTCGGGTTGCTGGTCTATCTCCTGTGGAGCCTGGCGAACGGCCATATCCTGCGCGACCTGCGCATCCGCGCACGCGAGCTGGGGCCGCGGCATCTGTGGAAAGACTTCAAGGACCATCTCGCCTTGCGCTTCCACGATCCCGAGGATCCGCGCGCCTACAACATCTTCCAGAAGCTCGCCTATGTCGGCACGCTGTTCGTGCTGTTGCCGGCGGTGATCTTTTCGGGTCTGGCGCTGTCGCCCGGCATGGACGCGGCCTGGCCGTGGCTGACCGAGCTGTTCGGCGGGCGGCAATCCGCGCGCTCGGTGCACTTCATCGCGATGGGGGCGATCCTCGCCTTCCTGCTCGTCCATCTGACCCTGGTGCTGCTCGCCGGGCCGATCAACGAGCTCCGCTCGATGATCACGGGCTGGTGGCGCGTGCCCGCGGAGAAGCAGCCATGA